Part of the Desulfovibrio legallii genome, CTTTCGGCCAGCACGCTGCAGCCGTAGGCCGCTTGGTCCAGAAAGACGTAGACCTCGCCGAAGAGGTCGCCCGGCTGGTCGATGTGGGCCATGACCGCCCGCCGTCCCTGGGCGGATTCGCGGCAGACGCTCACCGCGCCATCCAGCAGCACATAGAGCCTTGCCGGGGGGTCTGTTTCGGCGAAGATAAGGCTGCCTTTGGCGTGGGAGGAGACTGCGGCGCCGCTGCAGGCCAGGCAGCGGCGGGCTTCTTCCGGTGTCATGCCATGGAACAGGGGGCAGGTGCGCAGGGCCTGATCCATCAGGTCTCCTTCCCGGAGCGGGATGTTACATATAAATCCCCAGCAGTACGCCCGCCAGCACCACAGGCGAAATGACGCCGTTGAGGGTAAAAAAGGCCGTGTTTACATAGCGCAGGTCCTGGGGCCGCATGAGCCGGTGCTCCACAAAGAGCAGGACGACGATGCCGCCCCAAAGGACGTACCAGGGCCAGGCGAGACCGGCGGCGTAGCCTGTGAGCAGCAGAAAAATGGCCGTCATGGAGTGGGAAAACGCCGCCAGCAGCAGGGCCGCGTCCGGGCCGTAGTCAGCGGGCACGGAGTGGAGCTCAAAGGCCTGGTCGAACTCCAGATCCTGAAAAGCATAATAGATGTCAAAGGCGGCCACCCAGAAGGTAACGGCAAAAAAGAGCAGCGCCGCGGGCAGACCCAGGCTGTCGGGGTTCACGGACAGCCAGCCCGCCAGGGGGGCCAGCCCCAGGGTGGCCCCCAGCCAGAAGTGACAAAAAGGCGTAAAGCGCTTGAGCAGGCTGTAGGCCGCGGCAAAGAGCAGGGCGGGCACGGAGAGCCACAGACAGACCGTGTTCAGCGCCGCGCAGCAGGCAATGAAAATCAGGGCCATGAGGGCGCAGAAGGCCCAGGTCTGTTTGGCGCTGATGACGCCGGTGACCAGGGGGCGGTCGCAGGTGCGGGGGTTGTCGCGGTCAAAGGGCAGGTCCGCCAGGCGGTTGAAGGCCATGGCAAAGGAGCGCGCCGCTATCATGGCAATGGTCAGAAAAATCAGGGCGCGGCCAGAGGGCAGCCCCCCGGCCGCCAGAAAGGCTCCGGCCCAGGCGTAGGGCAAGGCGAAGACGGAATGCTCTATCTTGACCATGCGGCAGATATCGCCGAACTGGCCGAAGGGGGTGGACAGGGCAAAGCCGGAAGGCGGCAGAAAACGCATGCGAAGTTCTCCTTGCGGGTGACAAAGCGGGGCACGGCGCGCCCCCAGGGGTTCCGGAAAATGTATCGGCGTGCGGCGGGACCGCACTGACGCAGTGTATTTTTGCAAAGGCGCATTCTGAAATTCTCATAACGCCCCTTCCAGCGCTTACGCCTTTGTGGCGGCGGTTGCCTGTGCAGCCGTCAGAACAGCGCCACAGTGGCGCTGCGCTATCCGCCGCAGTCGGCGGCATCGCCCTGCAGCTTGGCCAGGGCGTGGGGCAGGGCGGGCAGCACGGCGGCCAGGTTTTCAACCACGGCCTTACGGCTGCCCGGCAGGTTGATGACAATGCTGCGCCCCAGCGCGCCCGCCGCCGCGCGTGAAATGACCGCGTGGGGCGTCTTGGCCAGGCTGGCGGCCAGCATGGCCTGAGTAAAGCCCGGCAAGGGCATGTCCAGCAGGGCCGCCGTGACCTGCGGGGTAGTGTCGCGCGGCGAAAGCCCTGTGCCCCCGGTGGTGCAGATGAGGTCATAGCCCTGGTTCAGGGCCAGGTCC contains:
- a CDS encoding UbiA-like polyprenyltransferase, producing the protein MRFLPPSGFALSTPFGQFGDICRMVKIEHSVFALPYAWAGAFLAAGGLPSGRALIFLTIAMIAARSFAMAFNRLADLPFDRDNPRTCDRPLVTGVISAKQTWAFCALMALIFIACCAALNTVCLWLSVPALLFAAAYSLLKRFTPFCHFWLGATLGLAPLAGWLSVNPDSLGLPAALLFFAVTFWVAAFDIYYAFQDLEFDQAFELHSVPADYGPDAALLLAAFSHSMTAIFLLLTGYAAGLAWPWYVLWGGIVVLLFVEHRLMRPQDLRYVNTAFFTLNGVISPVVLAGVLLGIYM